The following are from one region of the Nicotiana tabacum cultivar K326 chromosome 3, ASM71507v2, whole genome shotgun sequence genome:
- the LOC107820647 gene encoding hyperosmolality-gated Ca2+ permeable channel 1.2-like encodes MATLGDIGVSAAINILSAFIFLLAFAILRLQPLNDRVYFPKWYLMGLRNGVTQSGAFVKKIVNLDWRAYIRFLNWVPDALKMPELELIDHAGLDSAVYLRIYLLGLKIFVPITLLAFTVLVPVHWTNSTLRKSGFTYSDVDKLSISNVPLGSQRFWTHIIMAYAITVWTCYVLQREYAKVAAMRLLFLASEKRRPDQFTVLVRNVPPDTHESVGECVEHFFLVNHTDHYLTHQVVYNANKLAKLVKEKKSKQNWLDYYQLKYSRNQSNRPMMKTGLLGLFGNKVDAIDYQTAEVERLSKEIAEERERVKNDPKSIMPAAFVSFKTRWGAAVCAQTQQSRNPTLWLTEWAPEPRDVYWRNLAIPYVSLTIRRLIIGVAFFFLTFFFMIPITFVQTLATIEGIRKVVPFLKVIIDIPFVKSFIQGFLPGIALKIFLIVLPRILMLMSKFEGWESISALERRSASKYYIFNFVNVFLGSIIAGAAFEQLKTFLHQSANEIPKTIGVAIPMKATFFITYIMVDGWAGIAGEILRLKPLIIFHLKNFFLVKTENDRKKAMNAGSLGFNTGEPQIQLYFLLGLVYAVVTPFLLPFILVFFGLAFIVFRHQIINVYNQKYESGAAFWPDVHGRIIFALVFSQLSLLGLLGTKHAAQSAPFLIALPVLTISFHKFCKGRYEPAFTRYPLQEARRKDTLERAKEPNLNLKAYLQNAYLHPVFKSDDEDEDEEFDDKLKSNGTVLVPTKRQSRENTPAPSRMSANSSPSRPNAIDQIQ; translated from the exons ATGGCAACACTGGGAGATATAGGAGTTTCTGCAGCTATAAATATTCTCTCTGCATTTATCTTCCTGTTGGCATTTGCAATTCTGCGGCTCCAACCACTCAACGACAGAGTGTACTTCCCAAAATGGTATCTTATGGGTTTGAGAAATGGTGTGACGCAGTCTGGTGCATTTGTCAAAAAAATTGTTAATTTGGATTGGAGGGCATATATAAGGTTTCTGAACTGGGTGCCGGATGCACTAAAAATGCCTGAACTTGAGCTCATTGACCATGCAGGACTGGACTCTGCTGTTTATTTACGGATCTACTTGCTAGG GCTAAAAATTTTTGTTCCTATTACATTGCTTGCTTTTACTGTACTAGTACCTGTTCATTGGACAAATAGCACTCTTAGAAAGTCCGGGTTTACTTACAGTGACGTTGATAAGCTCTCCATTTCAAATGTTCCACTCGGATCACAAAG GTTTTGGACTCATATCATTATGGCCTATGCCATTACAGTTTGGACATGCTATGTCTTACAAAGGGAGTATGCAAAAGTTGCAGCTATGAGGTTGCTGTTTCTTGCATCTGAAAAACGTCGTCCTGATCAATTTACA GTCCTTGTCAGAAACGTTCCACCTGACACTCATGAATCAGTCGGTGAATGTGTAGAGCACTTTTTCCTGGTTAATCATACAGATCATTACCTCACACACCAG GTTGTTTACAACGCCAACAAACTAGCAAAATTGGTCAAGGAGAAGAAGAGTAAGCAAAATTGGCTTGACTATTACCAACTAAAGTATTCTAGAAATCAATCAAATCGGCCCATGATGAAG ACTGGTTTACTTGGTCTTTTTGGAAATAAAGTGGATGCGATCGACTATCAGACTGCTGAAGTTGAAAGACTATCGAAAGAG ATAGCTGAAGAGAGAGAGCGggttaaaaatgacccaaaatctatCATGCCGGCGGCATTTGTCTCGTTTAAAACACGGTGGGGTGCTGCTGTTTGTGCTCAAACTCAGCAGTCAAGAAATCCGACTTTGTGGTTAACTGAATGGGCTCCAGAGCCGCGTGATGTATATTGGAGAAACCTGGCGATTCCCTATGTGTCTTTAACAATTAGGAGGCTCATAATCGGTGTTGCTTTCTTTTTCCTCACATTCTTCTTCATGATTCCTATCACATTTGTCCAAACACTTGCAACTATTGAGGGGATCAGGAAAGTAGTGCCATTCCTAAAAGTTATCATTGACAT ACCTTTCGTCAAGTCATTCATCCAAGGTTTTCTACCTGGGATTGCTTTGAAGATCTTTCTCATAGTTTTGCCGAGGATACTGATGCTGATGTCCAAATTTGAGGGCTGGGAAAGTATATCAGCTCTGGAAAGAAGATCTGCATCTAAATACTACATCTTTAACTTTGTGAATGTCTTTCTTGGGAGCATAATTGCAGGAGCTGCATTCGAACAGCTAAAAACTTTTCTTCATCAGTCAGCAAATGA AATTCCTAAAACAATTGGTGTTGCTATCCCAATGAAAGCAACTTTCTTCATAACTTACATAATGGTTGACGGATGGGCTGGTATTGCTGGAGAGATCTTAAGGCTGAAGCCACTAATAATCTTCCACTTGAAGAACTTTTTCTTGGTCAAGACTGAAAATGATAGAAAGAAGGCAATGAATGCTGGAAGCCTTGGTTTCAACACTGGAGAACCGCAGATACAATTATACTTCTTATTGGGCCTTGTCTATGCTGTGGTCAcgccatttctgcttcctttcaTACTGGTGTTCTTTGGCCTGGCGTTCATTGTGTTCCGGCATCAG ATTATAAATGTATACAATCAAAAGTATGAAAGTGGAGCAGCATTCTGGCCAGATGTTCATGGACGTATAATATTCGCTCTGGTCTTCTCTCAGTTATCTTTACTTGGGTTGCTAGGTACAAAACATGCTGCTCAGTCAGCACCTTTCCTTATCGCCCTTCCAGTTCTGACCATCTCTTTTCACAAATTCTGTAAAGGACGTTATGAGCCAGCTTTCACCAGATATCCACTTCAG GAAGCGAGAAGGAAAGATACTTTAGAACGAGCAAAAGAGCCCAATCTCAACTTAAAAGCGTACCTTCAAAATGCTTATTTGCACCCTGTTTTTAAAagtgatgatgaagatgaagatgaggagTTTGACGATAAGTTGAAGAGTAATGGAACTGTGCTGGTCCCAACGAAGCGCCAGTCAAGAGAAAATACTCCAGCGCCCAGCAGAATGAGTGCCAACTCTTCTCCTTCACGTCCTAATGCAATTGACCAGATACAATAA